A DNA window from Bradyrhizobium sp. CCBAU 53421 contains the following coding sequences:
- a CDS encoding alpha/beta fold hydrolase: MSAHFATSDDGTRIAYEMTGSGPVMVLLHGGAQSRQTWRDAGYVDRLGSDFTVVTIDLRGHGESDKPTSVEAYGIDRHCQDILSVADHAGIERFALWGYSFGANTGRYLAARSERVTRFVMVGVPFGPGASGDFRRTVTGVRDRWIPILRAQNEGILDLESLTPPERAYLQSARAQHEVPWLTAILDWGEIVPAQLLCPTLWIVGGENPVALEGARSIEAALANSKVLLCTIDGLTHELEMSDIDNVLPRIQGFIRNASG; encoded by the coding sequence ATGTCTGCACATTTCGCTACGTCGGACGACGGAACGCGCATTGCCTATGAAATGACCGGCTCAGGTCCAGTTATGGTGCTTTTGCACGGTGGGGCTCAGTCTCGTCAAACATGGCGTGATGCCGGCTACGTGGATAGGCTGGGTTCGGACTTCACCGTCGTGACTATCGACCTTCGAGGTCACGGTGAAAGCGACAAGCCGACCAGCGTTGAGGCATACGGCATCGACCGCCACTGCCAAGACATCCTGTCCGTTGCCGATCACGCGGGTATCGAACGATTCGCGCTCTGGGGGTACTCGTTCGGAGCAAATACCGGCCGCTATCTTGCTGCCAGATCGGAGCGCGTCACGCGGTTCGTCATGGTCGGTGTGCCGTTTGGTCCCGGCGCTTCCGGCGACTTCCGCCGCACCGTGACGGGTGTTCGGGATCGCTGGATACCGATCCTGCGCGCCCAAAACGAGGGGATACTCGATCTGGAGTCGCTTACTCCCCCCGAGCGCGCCTATCTTCAGAGCGCCCGTGCGCAGCACGAAGTTCCGTGGCTTACCGCCATCCTCGACTGGGGCGAAATCGTTCCGGCGCAACTGCTCTGTCCAACGCTTTGGATCGTCGGCGGGGAAAATCCGGTTGCACTGGAAGGCGCCCGGAGCATCGAGGCTGCCTTGGCGAACTCCAAGGTGTTGTTATGCACGATCGACGGACTGACACATGAATTGGAAATGAGCGACATCGATAACGTCTTGCCGCGCATCCAGGGTTTCATCAGAAATGCCAGTGGTTGA
- a CDS encoding FixH family protein, with protein MAASRPAARPITGRFVLITTIAFFAVVISVNMVMMRLAISTLPGTEVDSAYSASLAYQREIDAARQQNERDWRVQAHIDRRPDGSAAIALEARDHAGAPLTGMSFLARLERPIDRRADRAIEIGEAGGGSYGGRAEGVAAGQWDLVIEGDADGRRMFLSKSRILLN; from the coding sequence ATGGCAGCCTCTCGTCCAGCCGCGCGACCCATCACCGGACGTTTCGTCCTGATCACGACGATCGCATTCTTCGCCGTCGTCATCAGCGTGAATATGGTGATGATGCGCCTTGCCATTTCGACCCTTCCGGGCACAGAGGTCGACAGCGCCTATAGTGCGAGCCTCGCCTATCAACGCGAGATCGATGCGGCCAGACAGCAGAACGAGCGCGACTGGCGGGTCCAGGCCCATATCGATCGGCGGCCTGACGGCAGCGCCGCAATTGCACTCGAGGCGCGCGACCACGCCGGCGCACCGCTGACGGGAATGAGTTTCCTTGCCCGGCTCGAACGGCCGATCGATCGTCGCGCCGACCGAGCAATCGAGATTGGCGAGGCCGGGGGTGGGAGCTATGGCGGCCGCGCCGAAGGCGTCGCGGCAGGGCAGTGGGACCTCGTGATCGAGGGCGACGCCGATGGCCGGCGCATGTTCCTGTCGAAGAGCCGAATCCTGCTGAATTGA
- the ccoS gene encoding cbb3-type cytochrome oxidase assembly protein CcoS encodes MEVLVILVPLALALGFAGLLGFLWSLKSGQYEDLDGAAWRAIADDEPASDQGRSK; translated from the coding sequence ATGGAGGTTCTAGTCATTTTGGTGCCGCTGGCTCTCGCACTTGGCTTTGCCGGCCTGCTCGGCTTTCTCTGGTCACTCAAGAGCGGACAATATGAGGACCTCGATGGCGCGGCCTGGCGCGCCATCGCCGACGACGAGCCGGCCAGCGATCAGGGCAGATCCAAGTAG
- a CDS encoding FAD-linked oxidase C-terminal domain-containing protein, with product MGRRGIDYRGNRTPTEEVRQRRERQRNQDRQYRRSIKAALDPKGLMNPGKIARCPTASHCRGRRSTRSISPRQPSAS from the coding sequence ATCGGTCGTCGTGGGATTGATTACCGAGGGAACCGCACTCCCACAGAAGAAGTACGACAGCGGCGCGAGCGACAACGAAATCAAGATCGGCAATACCGGCGGTCCATCAAAGCCGCGCTCGATCCGAAGGGATTGATGAACCCCGGCAAGATAGCGCGGTGCCCAACAGCCAGCCATTGCCGCGGTCGAAGAAGTACACGATCGATCAGCCCACGACAGCCATCCGCGAGCTGA
- a CDS encoding heavy metal translocating P-type ATPase: protein MQADIDFSHYLRSAGTGLIHLDLAVEGINCAGCMAKIERNLSAIPDVTSARVNLTDSRLALEWKAGALEPALFVSRLAELGYKAYPFERDDAETLEARRAQGLLRRLGVAAFAAMNVMMLSVPVWSGNVSDMLPEQRDFFHWLSALIVLPATAYSAQPFFSSALSALRARGVNMDVSISIGIILAVATSVIETVNHAEHAYFDAAIMLIAFLLAGRYLDQNMRRRTRAFAGNLAALKAETATKFVSPTEIKTVPAAAIRPGDIVLLRPGERCAVDGNVIEGRSEIDQSLITGETLPAMASPGSAVFAGTLIRSGTLRVRASAASGGTLLDEISRLLDHALQARSRYLRLAERASRLYAPVVHATALLTMLGWLAYGASFHDSIVTAIAVLIITCPCALGLAIPAVQTVASGALFGSGVLLNAGDAIERIAEIDRVIFDKTGTLTLPELDVANLGDIPDDVVKLAGRLALSSRHPVAAAVARKAGAASPLPDIQEEPGQGVQGFHEGRPIRLGRPSFCGADDLANEILCRDPEASVVAFSHGESRYAFAVRQRLRPDSAEVIAALTSMGIAVEIVSGDREPAVRHAARMLGVHEWRAEVSPVDKIERIEELARQRCKVLMVGDGLNDAPALAAAHASMSPVTATHMSQAVADAVFLGERLTPVMVAVKVSRKALRLMRQNLWLAVVYNVLAVPIAIAGLVTPLIAAAAMSGSSVIVMLNALRARARETV, encoded by the coding sequence ATGCAGGCGGATATCGATTTCTCTCACTATCTGAGGAGCGCGGGCACCGGGCTCATCCATCTCGATCTCGCAGTCGAGGGCATCAATTGCGCGGGCTGCATGGCCAAGATCGAGCGCAATCTGTCAGCCATACCCGACGTCACCTCGGCCCGCGTGAACTTGACGGACAGTCGCCTTGCGCTGGAATGGAAGGCGGGTGCTCTTGAACCGGCGCTGTTCGTAAGTCGGCTCGCGGAGCTCGGCTACAAGGCCTATCCCTTCGAGCGGGATGATGCCGAAACCCTGGAGGCCCGGCGCGCACAAGGCTTGTTGCGCCGGCTGGGCGTCGCCGCCTTTGCCGCCATGAACGTGATGATGCTGTCGGTCCCGGTATGGTCCGGCAACGTCTCCGACATGCTGCCAGAGCAGCGCGACTTCTTCCACTGGCTGTCGGCGCTGATCGTGCTGCCCGCGACGGCCTATTCCGCGCAGCCCTTCTTCTCGTCGGCGCTGTCAGCGCTACGGGCGCGAGGCGTCAACATGGACGTGTCGATCAGCATCGGCATCATCCTGGCGGTGGCAACCTCGGTGATCGAGACCGTAAACCACGCCGAACATGCCTATTTCGATGCCGCGATCATGCTGATCGCGTTCCTGCTCGCCGGCCGCTACCTCGACCAGAACATGCGGCGCCGCACCCGCGCTTTCGCCGGAAACCTCGCCGCGCTCAAGGCAGAGACGGCGACGAAGTTCGTCAGTCCGACCGAGATCAAGACGGTCCCGGCGGCCGCGATCCGGCCGGGCGACATCGTGCTGCTGCGGCCCGGCGAGCGCTGTGCGGTCGATGGCAATGTGATCGAGGGCCGCTCGGAGATCGATCAGAGCTTGATCACAGGCGAAACCTTGCCGGCGATGGCGTCGCCCGGCAGCGCGGTGTTCGCGGGTACGCTGATCCGTTCCGGCACGTTGCGCGTTCGTGCGTCGGCGGCCTCGGGCGGCACGCTGCTTGACGAGATATCCCGGCTGCTCGATCACGCGCTGCAGGCGCGCTCGCGCTATCTTCGTCTGGCGGAGCGGGCCTCAAGGCTCTATGCCCCGGTCGTACACGCGACCGCGTTGCTCACGATGCTCGGCTGGCTGGCCTATGGTGCGAGTTTTCACGATTCGATCGTGACGGCGATTGCGGTTCTGATCATCACCTGTCCCTGCGCGCTGGGACTTGCCATTCCGGCCGTGCAGACCGTTGCATCCGGTGCGCTGTTCGGTTCGGGTGTGCTGCTCAACGCCGGCGATGCGATCGAACGGATTGCCGAGATCGACCGGGTGATCTTCGACAAGACCGGGACGTTGACGCTGCCTGAGCTCGATGTCGCCAATCTTGGGGACATCCCGGACGATGTCGTGAAGCTTGCGGGGCGGCTGGCACTCTCGAGCCGTCATCCGGTCGCCGCCGCGGTCGCGCGCAAGGCGGGCGCGGCTTCGCCACTGCCGGACATTCAGGAAGAGCCTGGCCAGGGCGTGCAGGGCTTCCACGAGGGGCGGCCAATCCGGCTGGGCCGCCCGTCATTTTGCGGTGCCGACGACCTCGCCAACGAGATTCTGTGCCGCGATCCGGAGGCGTCCGTCGTCGCATTCAGTCACGGCGAGAGCAGGTATGCGTTCGCGGTTCGCCAGCGGCTGCGGCCGGACTCGGCGGAGGTGATCGCAGCATTGACCAGCATGGGCATCGCCGTAGAGATCGTGTCCGGGGATCGCGAGCCGGCGGTCCGGCATGCGGCAAGGATGCTGGGCGTGCATGAATGGCGTGCGGAGGTCTCTCCGGTCGACAAGATCGAACGGATCGAGGAGCTGGCGCGTCAGCGCTGCAAGGTACTGATGGTCGGCGACGGCTTGAATGACGCGCCAGCTTTGGCCGCGGCGCACGCCTCGATGTCGCCCGTTACCGCCACCCACATGAGCCAGGCAGTCGCCGATGCTGTCTTCCTGGGTGAGCGGCTCACGCCGGTCATGGTCGCGGTTAAGGTGTCCCGCAAGGCGTTGCGGCTGATGCGGCAAAATCTTTGGCTTGCCGTCGTCTACAATGTGTTGGCGGTGCCGATCGCGATCGCCGGCCTGGTCACGCCGCTGATCGCGGCGGCGGCGATGTCGGGTTCGTCGGTGATCGTGATGCTCAATGCGCTGAGGGCGCGTGCGAGGGAGACGGTCTGA